The Gallus gallus isolate bGalGal1 chromosome 23, bGalGal1.mat.broiler.GRCg7b, whole genome shotgun sequence genome includes a region encoding these proteins:
- the EDN2 gene encoding endothelin-2 precursor, whose amino-acid sequence MPSHPAGAALLALALCVLLEDGMGQPPLQSHLGTAAHLRTKRCSCNSWLDKECIYFCHLDIIWVNTPGHTAPYGLGSPPRRRKRSPGRCECSRSGDSTCASFCQEEPRYLQSLRLPTTSGASTKAPQSADVKPSQHSLLRALRDLAASRLQFSKQQHRAQQSAPPAVLPWKKSIWKKKR is encoded by the exons ATGCCCAGCCATCCTGCCGGTGCTGCGCTGCTGGCGCTCGCCCTCTGTGTCCTCCTCGAAGATG GTATGGGGCAGCCTCCCCTGCAGTCCCACCTCGGCACGGCCGCACACCTGAGGACCAAGCGGTGCTCCTGCAACAGCTGGCTGGATAAGGAGTGCATCTACTTCTGTCACCTGGATATCATCTGGGTCAACACGCCTGG GCACACTGCTCCCTATGGCCTGGGCAGCCCGCCACGACGGCGCAAGAGATCGCCCGGCAGGTGTGAGTGCTCGCGCTCTGGAGACAGCACCTGTGCCAGCTTCTGCCAGGAGGAGCCCAG GTACCTCCAGAGCCTGAGGCTCCCAACCACCTCTGGAGCATCAACAAAGGCTCCACAGAGTGCTGATGTGAAgccttcccagcacagcctgctgagAGCCCTCAG GGACCTTGCTGCCTCCCGCCTGCAgttcagcaagcagcagcaccgTGCTCAGCAGAGTGCTCCACCAGCAGTTTTGCCTTGGAAGAAGAGCATTTGGAAGAAGAAGAGATAA